One part of the Quercus lobata isolate SW786 chromosome 7, ValleyOak3.0 Primary Assembly, whole genome shotgun sequence genome encodes these proteins:
- the LOC115952088 gene encoding putative disease resistance protein RGA4, giving the protein MAETILIVGAEEIIGKLISVATEQISLAWGFEGELTKLRDSLTTIQAVLADAERRQGSEEFVKLWLRRLKDVAYDADYVLGELDYEILRRKVEIRNQMKRKVCFFFSFSNPIVFRLKMANKIKTIHESLKEINDKANSYGLARASPVIANPEIIPNRETDSSLDPSEVVGRGDYVSEIVDLLTGATKEQLSVVSIVGMAGMGKTTLAKQVYNDERVKRHFDRTIWVCVSDHFDDKRILREILELVTHTPNKLENKTAILECLQKELRGKKYLLVLDDVWSEDLIKWDTLRSCLLGVNSNMGNIIIVTTRKSNVAEIMETLPRCNLKRLSDDECWSIIMKKVSCNEITLDLEVIGREIAKKCGGVPLVARILGGTISCKKGKSEWLAIQNSKVWNSPLDNYGILPILKLSFDHLYPPSLKSCFTYCAIFPKDYEMEKEELIQHWMAEGFLQLSPGRSVMEDIGNEYFNILLANSLFQDIKRDGYGDIVSCKMHDCVHDLALSISKGETLHLDGNLGDVSYIRRLSLISDGQTTPTISLSREGMGRLRTFFSLHANLGDKLLNLKCVRSLTLFGRCIVELPKSIDRLRQLRLLRIIETKVKELPKSLTKLYNLQTLIIKNCYYLQELPKDLQNLISLRHIDIDHRFIKQLPINMRQLTCLQTLPFFVVGQHTGGRIEEMGYLSQLRGKLSIYNLEHVRDKEEAKSAKLSEKKGVNKLGFHWNSGREGTINNEDVLEGLQPHPCLKSLKIENFQGEKFPSWILARNNSSGGMSLLDHLLEIFLENCNECEKIPTLGHLSHLKVLKIKGMNNVTCIGTEFYGNYSGEGSGNSRKAMFPALEKLFLGDMLNLVEWKDAMEPTTTRTTGMVFPSLKELEIETCGRLISAPCHFPALEQLMIGDTKSIAFENICSNLTTLTNLSIGRVYELSCLPEQLLQNNASLMDLSISSCADLESISPHEDVWAFCTSLRSIRLDGCKKLSYLADTLHTLQSLETLEVAGCPNLRSFPSIQGLASLQSLEISWCGVEDLSTGLQSCTSLSNLDIFSCPNLISIPDLGECLKTLKIGWFCEELDAFPSLNPIQHSRASLEILRFFARVVGQPFFTSNSASISQQELDGYADSASHATPHQFKKTGHL; this is encoded by the exons ATGGCTGAGACTATCCTTATTGTTGGTGCTGAGGAAATAATAGGCAAGCTGATTTCAGTTGCTACTGAGCAGATCAGCCTTGCTTGGGGTTTCGAGGGGGAGTTGACAAAACTTCGTGACTCATTAACCACGATTCAAGCTGTGCTGGCTGATGCGGAGAGAAGGCAAGGGAGCGAAGAGTTCGTGAAGCTTTGGCTGCGGAGGCTTAAAGATGTTGCTTATGATGCTGATTACGTGCTGGGCGAGTTAGATTACGAGATTCTCCGGCGAAAGGTAGAGATCCGAAACCAAATGAAGAGAAAGGtatgcttcttcttttcattctcAAACCCCATTGTTTTCCGTCTCAAGATGGCCAACAAGATTAAGACTATTCATGAATCGCTAAAAGAGATTAATGATAAAGCAAATTCATATGGACTTGCTAGAGCGAGTCCAGTAATTGCAAACCCAGAGATTATCCCAAACCGAGAGACAGACTCCTCTCTTGATCCTTCAGAAGTTGTAGGAAGGGGAGATTATGTCTCAGAAATAGTTGACTTGCTAACTGGGGCAACCAAAGAACAACTCTCTGTCGTTTCTATAGTAGGAATGGCAGGTATGGGAAAGACAACTTTAGCAAAACAAGTGTACAACGATGAGCGAGTAAAGAGACATTTTGATAGGACAATATGGGTATGTGTCTCCGATCATTTTGATGATAAAAGGATTTTGAGAGAGATTCTTGAGCTCGTTACCCATACCccaaataaattagaaaataagaCTGCGATTCTTGAATGCCTTCAAAAAGAGTTGCGAGGAAAAAAATATCTTCTCGTACTTGATGATGTATGGAGCGAAGATCTAATAAAATGGGATACTTTGAGGAGTTGTCTGTTAGGAGTTAATTCAAATATGGGAAACATTATTATTGTAACAACTCGTAAAAGCAATGTGGCTGAAATTATGGAGACACTTCCTCGATGTAATTTAAAAAGACTATCAGATGATGAATGTTGGTCTATAATCATGAAAAAAGTATCTTGTAATGAAATTACTCTAGATTTGGAAGTTATCGGAAGAGAGATTGCTAAAAAATGTGGTGGGGTTCCATTAGTTGCGAGAATTTTAGGAGGGACAATTTCTTGTAAGAAGGGGAAAAGTGAATGGTTAGCAATTCAAAATAGTAAAGTTTGGAATTCTCCACTTGACAACTATGGAATCTTACCAATACTAAAATTAAGCTTTGATCATCTTTATCCACCATCTCTAAAAAGTTGTTTCACATATTGTGCAATTTTTCCTAAAGATTATGAAATGGAAAAGGAAGAATTAATTCAACATTGGATGGCTGAAGGGTTCCTTCAATTGTCTCCAGGAAGATCAGTAATGGAGGATATTGGTAATgagtattttaatattttgttggcAAATTCCTTATTCCAAGATATAAAAAGGGATGGTTATGGTGATATTGTTAGCTGCAAGATGCATGATTGTGTACACGATCTTGCTCTCTCAATTTCAAAAGGGGAAACCTTGCATTTAGATGGCAATTTGGGGGATGTGTCTTATATTCGACGTTTATCTCTTATATCTGATGGCCAAACAACACCAACAATCTCACTATCTAGAGAAGGCATGGGTAGGTTGCGCACATTTTTTTCGTTGCATGCTAATCTTGGTGACAAGTTACTAAACTTAAAATGTGTACGTAGTCTAACTTTATTTGGGAGATGTATAGTAGAGTTGCCCAAGTCAATCGATAGGCTAAGACAATTGAGGCTTCTTCGCATTATAGAGACCAAGGTCAAAGAATTACCCAAATCTCTCACAAAACTCTATAACTTGCAAACTCTAATAATCAAGAATTGCTATTATCTCCAAGAGCTTCCAAAAGACCTACAAAATTTGATTAGTTTGAGACATATTGATATTGATCATCGATTCATAAAACAATTGCCGATCAATATGAGGCAATTGACTTGCCTTCAAACATTGCCTTTTTTTGTCGTTGGTCAACACACTGGTGGTCGAATTGAAGAAATGGGATACTTAAGCCAACTTAGAGGAAAGTTAAGTATCTACAATCTAGAGCACGTGAGAGACaaagaagaagccaaaagtgcaAAATTATCGGAAAAGAAAGGAGTAAACAAGTTGGGATTCCATTGGAATAGTGGAAGAGAAGGCACCATTAACAATGAAGATGTACTAGAAGGCCTTCAGCCTCACCCATGtttgaaaagcttaaagatAGAAAACTTCCAGGGTGAGAAGTTCCCATCATGGATATTGGCGCGCAATAACAGTAGTGGTGGTATGTCACTCTTGGACCATTTGTTGGAAATCTTCTTAGAAAATTGTAACGAGTGTGAAAAAATTCCTACACTTGGGCATTTATCTCATCTCAAGGTTCTTAAAATAAAGGGAATGAATAATGTGACATGTATAGGAACAGAGTTTTACGGCAATTATAGTGGTGAGGGATCGGGTAACAGTAGAAAAGCAATGTTCCCGGCTTTGGAAAAACTTTTTTTGGGGGATATGCTCAATCTAGTGGAATGGAAGGATGCGATGGAgccaacaacaacaagaacaacAGGAATGGTGTTTCCTTCCCTCAaagaattggaaattgaaacatGTGGCCGGCTCATAAGTGCTCCATGTCATTTTCCAGCTCTCGAGCAACTAATGATTGGCGACACCAAAAGCATTGCATTCGAAAACATTTGTAGTAATCTTACTACACTCACGAACCTTTCCATAGGGAGAGTATATGAACTTTCTTGTTTGCCAGAGCAGCTATTGCAAAATAATGCGAGTCTCATGGATCTTAGTATATCGAGTTGTGCTGATTTGGAGTCCATCTCGCCACATGAGGATGTGTGGGCCTTCTGCACCTCTCTCCGATCAATTCGATTAGATGGCTGTAAGAAATTGAGTTATTTAGCGGACACGCTGCACACCCTTCAATCTCTCGAGACGCTAGAAGTAGCCGGGTGTCCTAATTTGAGGTCTTTTCCAAGTATACAAGGTTTGGCGTCCCTTCAATCATTGGAGATATCGTGGTGTGGTGTTGAAGATCTATCGACTGGGCTGCAATCATGTACATCTCTATCAAACTTGGACATCTTTTCATGTCCTAATTTGATATCAATTCCAGATCTAGGAGAATGCTTAAAGACTTTGAAGATTGGTTGGTTTTGTGAGGAGCTGGATGCTTTCCCCAGTCTCAATCCTATCCAACACTCGCGCGCCTCCCTTGAAATTCTAAGATT CTTTGCCCGAGTGGTTGGGCAACCTTTCTTCACTTCAAACTCTGCATCTATATCACAACAAGAACTTGATGGATATGCCGACAGTGCAAGCCATGCGACGCCTCACCAATTTAAAAAAACTGGACATTTATAA